The Maridesulfovibrio sp. genomic sequence TCTGCGTGTTTGTTTCTCAGTCCCTGCGGGAAACTCAAGAATCGGTTGTGAAGATTCTGGAAGGTAATGGGAAATAATCTCTATTGTTGCTGATAGTTAGACATTAGATACGCCACACTCTAGAAGGAAATTGTACATAGGGTCGTAAAACTCAGGAAGTCTGGTTTCATCTTCAGTGCTACCCTCAGGAATAAAAATGACCATTCCTTGCCGTGCTCTGGTCAACAACACCCTATACGCATTAAGAAGATATCGCCTACGTATTTCATCATTTACATTTTGCCACTTGGTTCCTCGGAAATTTTTAAACTCCCAAGCCCCGTTTTTAATTCTTAAACTCGAATCCCAAGCAACACAGGTCCAATCTAACTCAAGACCTTGGATATCAAATTCAGTTGCTGCATCTTCTAAGAATGCCGCTGATCGCACATCATTTTTATTATTTAAAAACCATGTCTTAGGATCGATTTGCGATTTAACATGAATACCGTAAGGCTTTAATCTATATGCTCCTGAGTAAGCAGTTATTCCAAGTCCTTCACTGCCACGCGCTTTTGATTTAAGCCAATTTTTTGCTTCCTCAAGATTACGAGTAACTTTAAGTGGATATACTTCCCTTAATTCTTCATTCAACTCTGCAGCGGTCTCCAGATCTAGATCCAATATAGCCTTTACAAATCCAGAAAGTCGTTCAGACCTAAAAGATCTAACTGAAACAGATAAGTGTAAATCTTTTTTGATCTTAAGTTGTTCAGTTGAAAGTGCCGAATAGATATTGTTTCCATTTGTATATTCAATCTCAGTAAGCTGGTCAGAAGCATATACATCCCAATGTGGATATGAATCATGTATTGCAGTAAACCACTCAGGTAGTCCCGCCTCACCTGTGTTTATCTCCTGGCCTCCGCCTATCAGACAAATGATCGTCGCCCAATCCTCATGTCTATCGAGAACGCTTATTAAAAATTCAGGCTCAGACATTGAGAAATCACGCATATTTCTTTTTTTAGACATGAAAGAACTCGCCTGCTCTTTAGTCCATGCTCTTTGAGCTTCATCAAAAACAGCCACTCGTTCGATTGGAGCTAAATCACTCTGCAAATTATCATCTCGAAAGTGGTGTATATTTTGGATGAATGCTTTAGCTTTTCGACGGGCTTTATCCTTGGTTATCTTTACGCCTGAACATGATGCGACTTCATTTCTTGCAAGAGCTTCCTGCAAAACATCAACTAAAGGTCCATTACCGGATAGAAATACGGCATGCTCACCTTCGTCAACATTATGCCGTTCATTTGCAATGTTAAGTCCGGCGAGAGTCTTACCTGCACCAGGAACACCTGTAATGAAGCAAATAGATTTCCGCTTTTGAAGTTTAGAGTGCTCAATAATATCTGAAATTGTATTTGAGGTAGCGGCGAGATTAATAGCACCAGAGTCTGATCTAGAAATTTCCTTTACGCTATGCCCTGTATAAAGAGCTTGAGCAGCTTCGATAATTGTAGGAGTAGGCCTATATACCGAATCTAACCATGCTTCAGAGTCTATTTGACCTATACATTCAACTTTTTTTGATATTTCAGATAAATATTCAGCAATGTTGTTCTTGTTCGCCATAATGGGCTGATAAATAGCATCTGGATATTCTTTGAGAATAAACTGTTCTCGAGGCGCTTCTGTTGAAACAACGACCGGAACAATCACGCAATTATGGCTTTGCTCGTGAAAATTTTTCAAATCAACTGAATAGTCTAGTACCTGCTCTATTGCCGACTTCGTATACTTCTTATCGCCAACCTTGAATTCCAGCGCAAAAACGATCCCCTTATAGATAATGACTACATCTATACGTTTTCCCATTCTGGGAATTGCATATTCAAAAGCTATGTAAGCCCCAGAAAAATCTTTTAACTCACGTTGAAGTATCTCTATCTGAGCCACCCAGGCATTTTTTTGTAAATCTTCTAATGAAAATGTATGGTTCTGAGTTAAATCACCAAGAATTGAAGACGGGGAATCAAGAAGGAATTTATCAACTGGCGAAGAATAATAGGCTCTTTTCACAAAATGCTCCTAAACAGTTATTATCGACCTCGAGTTAACTAATAGAGTTATGTTTTGCAAGATCCAACCTAAAAACTGATGCAGAAAAACAAGCCCATTATTACAAAATAAAGCATGGTTGCGCTGACTACACACCCCTAACACACTAGCTTTATAGTGTTATTTAATATCGCGCGCAAAACTTGGCAAACGTATACGATTTTCCTATAATGCCGCCTAGATTTAGTCTAGATATTATTACATCACACTGAGTGTGTTGCCAATAAACATGTTTTCGTTCCCGGTACCCCCGGTAGACATAACGAAAAAGGAGGTGATTCGTATGGCCCGCGATACACACCGCGTAATGCCGCACCCTGACGGCGGATGGCAAATTAGGCGCGATGGCGACAGCAGAGCATCTCATAGAACAGATACTCAGACTGAAGGAATTGACATCGCCAGAGGAATTAGCCGTAATCAAGGAACAGAGCTCCAGATCCACCGTCCCAACGGACAAATCAGAGAGTCTGACAGCCACGGCAATGATCCATATCCTCCCAAGGGGTAACTGGCTAACTGAAGGAAACGAAGATGATTGAAGACTTCAAAGAAAAAGCGGCTGAGTGCGCCAACACCCAACCGCCCTTGAGGTCGGCCTGCTCAAACCAAAGTCGTTGCAGGTAATAGAGGGACCTCCGCCACTTGATAAGTTAGATTTACATGAAGGTTCCTTTTAATTCAAGACGGCTTTGAAGCCTCGTGGAGGCAATATTGTCCATTAGTATTGGTGGTTTTACCGCCACAGGTCCGTATACTAACACTGAGGATCTTCAAGACAGATCGGGAGTATATATTCTCCTGACTAAAAAGAACATTGTTAATAACAAATGGAAAGTTGTTGATATTGGAGAGTCCAGAGAAATTCGCAGCCGAGTACAAGATCATGATCGTGAAGAATGCTGGGGATGGGAATCCGAAGGTGTCTTGGATTATGCTGTTATCTATACGTCAGGCAAACAAAAAGCTGGACGTATGGAAGTTGAGCATGAGCTAAGAGCTCAATACTCCCCTCCCTGCGGAGGGAGATGAACATACGGTCGGAGGGAAGCTTCCAACTGTTTTATAACACTAAACTAAGGAAATTAATGTGAATAAAAATTGGAAAATATGGGCTGCAATGATGGTGTTTACAAGTTCTTACTTTCCTCTTTCCTTAGTTTTGTTAATTCAGGATATCAACTCTCAAGCTGTACGTTCAATCACTATTGATAAAATTCAAGAACTATTGCCAGCTCTTTTTAAATCTCCAATTGGAACAATAAAGCAAATGTTAGTTGGGCTGACAAACTTGCTCCACAACCCAGAGATTTCATTGCCTATATCCCTCATCTGTTTTGTCAGTATCTTTATCCTACGAGCAGCAATGAAAAGCTTATCAGGAGGACAAAACATCAAGGTAATTAAATCCCTGAAAAACCCATCAGATCTAATGAACTATACTGTTCCATACATGGTTGCCTTCATTGGTGTGGACTTAGGAGATGGACCTAAAGTAGCTGGTTTTCTATGTTTTATGATCTTTATGTTCATCCTGACATACAAATCTAAACAATTGTTCATGAATCCAATATTAGCAGTTCTTGGGTACAGTCTTTACGATGTCGATTATGAAATAAACTCGTGTATTAGATCTGCTAGAATTCTAGCAAAAGACGACCTAATTCCAGACACGAGATATAGGTTGCTTAAAATTGCATCATTACCAATTATAACTATAAGAATTCCACAAAAGGAGGACTAAATTTGATAACTCTTGCAGATCTTCAAGGCTTCCCCTTTAACAATGCTACTGCTTCATTGTGGATTGTGAAAAAACGTATTCAACAAAAACAAGCTAAATATACCGCTCGCTGGGTTGAAATAGCAGGCGAAGAAGAAAATAATAATGACCTTGAAAGCCAATTGGTTTCTACAGTAAACAATGTCGTCACTATTCAAAAAGATGATCTTGACTATGATTTTGTGGCAACTCCTGACGAGTTTTGCTTACTAAAAGTAGACGCGCAAAACACAAATATGCCTTTGATACTAGATAAAATGAATATTCCAGGAGATGAATGTCAAGTAACTTCAGAAAAAGAACTGCTCAATGCCGCCGGATATGTAATCCATATTCAAGCTGGCGATGAATCCCTATATGCATTTAAAAAAACATCCTCGTCTTGGACAACAAAAAAAGTGAAAGCTTCTTATGGTGCGTTCTTTAGAAATGGATGCATGATAGGCATTTCACAAGAGTCTGTCTTTCAAATATACAAGTCCGTGGACTTTATTTGCTACAAAGACACAGTCTTCATCTCAGATAAACGAAGCTTTGAATCAGCAATGAATTATAAAGAAAGTATGATTGAGCGTAGAGATGAAGCCGTTACAGATCTCGAAGCATCTGGAATATTTAGTTCCGTTGATTCCATTAGCGAATTTATCGGCGAAGACATGCGTTACTTACGGTCAATCTCATCTATTATGGACAAAGGATTTTATAAAAACAATGAATTCATGACTAGATTGAAAAACAAAAACCAAGAGCGAAATTGGGGAATTGAATTCGATGAATATGGGAAAATAATACCAAACACAGACAGAATGCCCGACCTCTTTAAAATTCTGAATGACTTTAGATTATTCTCAGAGTTAAGCCATAATATCTATGATGTTCCATCAACTCAATCTGTAGCTTAACGACTTATACGACACATAAACTCCATCTCTATTCAGGGACAGAGCCTGAATTCACTGATGAAAATATCAAACGGGCGATCCGCAAGATCGCCCAACTCCCTTTGACTGCCAGATCACTTTCAGTGACTGACTTGCGTT encodes the following:
- a CDS encoding DUF2075 domain-containing protein, with product MKRAYYSSPVDKFLLDSPSSILGDLTQNHTFSLEDLQKNAWVAQIEILQRELKDFSGAYIAFEYAIPRMGKRIDVVIIYKGIVFALEFKVGDKKYTKSAIEQVLDYSVDLKNFHEQSHNCVIVPVVVSTEAPREQFILKEYPDAIYQPIMANKNNIAEYLSEISKKVECIGQIDSEAWLDSVYRPTPTIIEAAQALYTGHSVKEISRSDSGAINLAATSNTISDIIEHSKLQKRKSICFITGVPGAGKTLAGLNIANERHNVDEGEHAVFLSGNGPLVDVLQEALARNEVASCSGVKITKDKARRKAKAFIQNIHHFRDDNLQSDLAPIERVAVFDEAQRAWTKEQASSFMSKKRNMRDFSMSEPEFLISVLDRHEDWATIICLIGGGQEINTGEAGLPEWFTAIHDSYPHWDVYASDQLTEIEYTNGNNIYSALSTEQLKIKKDLHLSVSVRSFRSERLSGFVKAILDLDLETAAELNEELREVYPLKVTRNLEEAKNWLKSKARGSEGLGITAYSGAYRLKPYGIHVKSQIDPKTWFLNNKNDVRSAAFLEDAATEFDIQGLELDWTCVAWDSSLRIKNGAWEFKNFRGTKWQNVNDEIRRRYLLNAYRVLLTRARQGMVIFIPEGSTEDETRLPEFYDPMYNFLLECGVSNV
- a CDS encoding DUF2188 domain-containing protein yields the protein MARDTHRVMPHPDGGWQIRRDGDSRASHRTDTQTEGIDIARGISRNQGTELQIHRPNGQIRESDSHGNDPYPPKG
- a CDS encoding Kiwa anti-phage protein KwaB-like domain-containing protein — translated: MITLADLQGFPFNNATASLWIVKKRIQQKQAKYTARWVEIAGEEENNNDLESQLVSTVNNVVTIQKDDLDYDFVATPDEFCLLKVDAQNTNMPLILDKMNIPGDECQVTSEKELLNAAGYVIHIQAGDESLYAFKKTSSSWTTKKVKASYGAFFRNGCMIGISQESVFQIYKSVDFICYKDTVFISDKRSFESAMNYKESMIERRDEAVTDLEASGIFSSVDSISEFIGEDMRYLRSISSIMDKGFYKNNEFMTRLKNKNQERNWGIEFDEYGKIIPNTDRMPDLFKILNDFRLFSELSHNIYDVPSTQSVA